In Spartobacteria bacterium, a single window of DNA contains:
- a CDS encoding transketolase family protein, which yields MAHQFKLAKLEKDSQEMRMAYSNTVLELMDEYENVVALDADLMSCIGIGCVAKVHPERMINCGIQEANMMGVAAGLSSVGKVPYVHTFAPFASRRAFDQVFLAIGYSKQNVRIVGSDPGVTAAYNGGTHMPFEDCGLMRLVPEMTVIDPCDCAQMKNIVRQTATLKGNFYIRMLRKNPMKVYEEGSTFEIGKAVQLRDGKDVTIIAQSTLLVPEALKAADALAEKGITARVLDMFTLKPIDKDAIIAAANETGAIVTAENHNVINGLASAVSEVIVENCPVPMGKVGVMDRFGQVGDQNFLQKEYELTAERIIDECLKTIKRKA from the coding sequence ATGGCTCACCAATTTAAATTAGCAAAACTTGAAAAAGATTCGCAGGAAATGCGGATGGCCTATTCCAATACGGTATTGGAACTCATGGATGAATACGAAAATGTGGTGGCACTGGATGCCGACCTGATGTCCTGCATCGGTATCGGCTGCGTAGCGAAAGTGCATCCCGAACGGATGATCAACTGCGGCATTCAGGAAGCCAACATGATGGGCGTGGCCGCCGGGTTGTCCTCTGTCGGAAAAGTGCCGTATGTCCATACCTTTGCTCCTTTTGCATCACGCCGCGCGTTCGACCAGGTTTTTCTGGCCATTGGCTACAGCAAACAGAATGTACGCATTGTGGGTTCAGATCCCGGCGTGACCGCTGCGTATAATGGCGGAACACACATGCCCTTTGAAGACTGCGGCCTGATGCGTCTGGTTCCGGAAATGACCGTGATTGATCCCTGCGACTGCGCTCAGATGAAAAACATTGTGCGTCAGACAGCGACCTTAAAAGGTAATTTCTACATCCGCATGCTGCGCAAGAATCCCATGAAAGTCTACGAAGAAGGTTCCACCTTTGAAATCGGCAAAGCCGTACAGCTTCGCGATGGCAAAGACGTCACCATCATTGCCCAGAGCACCCTGCTTGTTCCGGAAGCGCTGAAAGCTGCCGATGCACTGGCTGAAAAAGGAATCACAGCCCGCGTGCTGGATATGTTCACGCTGAAACCCATCGATAAAGACGCCATCATTGCCGCCGCCAATGAAACTGGTGCGATTGTCACAGCCGAAAATCATAACGTGATCAATGGTCTGGCCTCTGCCGTATCAGAAGTGATCGTCGAAAACTGTCCCGTTCCCATGGGCAAAGTCGGCGTCATGGATCGCTTCGGTCAGGTTGGTGATCAGAACTTCCTTCAGAAGGAATACGAACTCACCGCCGAACGCATTATTGATGAATGTCTGAAAACCATCAAACGTAAGGCTTAA